In one window of Micromonospora peucetia DNA:
- a CDS encoding ParA family protein, with protein sequence MTQVHVVANQKGGVGKTTLAVNLGAVTYDVLVNPEPILRSTAEAVGDPESPVMVASTDPQASSVWWSRRVEQQGGGLPFDFAQVDDPRDLRKLRNLHYEHIFVDTPGSLEDERILQAALDECDDVLVPMVPEPLCYDPTTRTIESVIASRGIPYRVVVNSWDPRDGLPDLQQTAQFIRRKGWPMCNTVIRRYKLHSRASAEGLVVTQYPKNRTAMEAREDFFRLALEMGYGGGTTVPSQASAPNLQEV encoded by the coding sequence ATGACTCAGGTGCATGTCGTCGCCAACCAGAAGGGCGGCGTCGGTAAGACCACTCTCGCCGTGAACCTGGGGGCGGTGACCTACGACGTCTTGGTCAACCCCGAGCCGATTCTCCGGTCAACCGCTGAAGCTGTCGGCGATCCAGAGAGCCCGGTAATGGTTGCGTCCACAGACCCCCAAGCGTCGTCCGTGTGGTGGTCGAGGCGCGTGGAGCAGCAAGGAGGAGGGCTGCCGTTCGACTTCGCTCAAGTCGACGACCCCCGCGATCTCCGAAAGCTGCGGAACCTGCACTACGAGCACATCTTCGTCGACACGCCAGGCTCGCTGGAGGACGAGCGCATCCTCCAGGCCGCGCTCGACGAGTGCGATGACGTCCTCGTGCCGATGGTGCCGGAGCCACTCTGCTACGACCCGACGACTCGAACGATCGAGTCCGTCATCGCATCGCGCGGGATCCCGTACCGTGTGGTCGTCAACAGCTGGGACCCGCGAGACGGGCTCCCGGATCTTCAGCAGACCGCGCAGTTCATCCGCCGCAAGGGCTGGCCGATGTGTAACACCGTCATCCGGCGGTACAAGCTGCACTCGCGAGCCTCTGCGGAGGGCTTGGTCGTCACGCAATACCCGAAGAATCGGACGGCCATGGAGGCACGCGAGGACTTCTTCCGGCTAGCGCTGGAAATGGGCTATGGCGGGGGAACTACAGTCCCCTCGCAGGCCAGCGCGCCGAACCTCCAGGAGGTCTGA
- a CDS encoding ParB/RepB/Spo0J family partition protein has translation MAGKRVNLSDLASDPVLPEARVPAFAEAAPRTARVHHVAANPLNTRELDADHAKIESIAESMRTHGQLQPCAVVAREAFLRIFPEHEAAIGKAAWVQVTGGRRRAAALLVSQPTLDIVVKNNLADSREAWVSATAAENLDRENLDPIEEAKAVQLLAQECGTGKAAAIRLSRTPAWVTQRLNLLKLAPEVQAMLRSGELPLREVRDLHQLPLDQQLGELQQRQQPAESPELTAVNRERSPDGASPAAARTRASAVASAIKRLGGTPDKIAEALRTEMTDEDLRVLADLLLRSPAATGGKESVALQPQDN, from the coding sequence GTGGCGGGGAAGCGGGTAAACCTGTCGGACCTCGCTAGTGATCCGGTGCTGCCAGAGGCCCGCGTACCGGCCTTCGCCGAGGCAGCACCACGAACGGCCCGGGTTCACCATGTCGCGGCCAACCCACTGAACACCCGGGAACTCGACGCCGACCACGCAAAGATCGAGAGCATCGCCGAGTCGATGCGTACGCACGGGCAACTCCAGCCCTGTGCCGTGGTAGCCCGGGAAGCCTTCCTGCGCATCTTTCCGGAGCATGAGGCTGCGATCGGGAAAGCCGCATGGGTACAGGTCACCGGCGGTAGACGACGCGCGGCGGCGCTCCTGGTGAGCCAGCCAACGCTGGACATCGTCGTCAAGAACAACCTGGCGGACAGCAGAGAGGCGTGGGTCAGCGCCACGGCCGCCGAGAATCTCGACCGCGAGAACCTCGACCCCATAGAGGAGGCCAAGGCGGTTCAGCTGCTGGCGCAGGAGTGCGGGACAGGGAAGGCAGCAGCGATACGGCTGTCCCGCACACCCGCCTGGGTGACCCAGCGGCTCAACCTTCTCAAGCTGGCACCGGAAGTGCAGGCCATGCTGAGGTCTGGAGAGCTTCCTCTCCGAGAAGTCCGTGATCTTCACCAGCTCCCGCTCGATCAACAGCTCGGAGAACTGCAGCAGCGGCAGCAGCCGGCCGAGTCGCCTGAATTAACCGCGGTTAACCGTGAGCGCAGTCCCGATGGAGCCTCCCCCGCGGCAGCGAGAACTCGGGCATCGGCAGTAGCGTCCGCCATCAAGCGCCTCGGCGGCACGCCCGACAAGATCGCCGAGGCGCTACGGACAGAGATGACGGACGAGGATCTTCGAGTCCTGGCAG